In Bacilli bacterium, the genomic window TTTGATCCACCGCGACAAAATTGCCAGGATGGGCATCCGCCCGTTAAAAGGCATTTTGCTGTCCGGGCCGCCGGGGACGGGGAAAACATTGATGGCGAAAGCGGCGGCGCATTATACCGACTCCGTGTTCGTCGCGGCGTCAGGCAGCGAATTTGTCGAAATGTATGTTGGCGTCGGCGCGAGCCGCGTGCGTGAATTGTTTCGCGACGCCGTGCAGATGGCGCGCAAACAAAAAAAGGAGAGCGCCATTATTTTCATCGATGAAATTGACGTGATCGGCGCAAAACGCGACGGTGGCCAACATAAGGAATACGACCAAACGCTGAACCAATTGTTGACCGAAATGGACGGCATCCGGGCCAACGTTTCGCCGCGCATCCTGTTGGTGGCGGCCACCAACCGCCTGGAAATGCTCGATCCCGCGCTTTTGCGGCCGGGCAGGTTCGACCGCCGGATTGAAGTGGATTTGCCGGACAAAAAAGGCAGATTGCATATTCTGAACATCCATGCGCAAAATAAGCCGCTTGCGGCGGATGCCAATTTGGAAAAGGTCGCGGAAGAAACATTCGGATTTTCCGGCGCCCAACTGGAAAGCGTGATGAACGAAGCGGCAATTTATGCGCTGCGGGATGAAAGCGAGTTGATTGCGCAGCGGCATTTGTCTTTGGCGATTGACAAAGTGATGATGGGAGAGCGGACGGACCGGAAAGCGACGGACGAGGAAAGAAAGCGGGTCGCCCTGCATGAATTGGGCCACGCGATTGCCGCCGAGACGGTGCGTCCCGGCTCGGTATCGCAAGTGTCGTTAAGCCCGCGCGGCGGCGCTTTGGGATATGTGCGCCACAACCCGCAGAAAGACCAGTATTTATATACGAAGCCGTTTCTCGAGGGACAAATCATGATCGCGCTGGGCGGCGCCGTTGCCGAAGAAATGTTTTACGGCCATCGCAGCACCGGTTCCAGCAACGACTTCGAACAAGCGTTGAAAATTGCGCAGACGATGGTGGATGCCGGCTTGACCGATCTGGGCATCGTCCGTTCCGATCTGTTGGAAAAAACGGATTTGTCCGGGGAGATCAAGCGGATTCTCGATGAACTGACCATGCGCACGCGTCAGTTATTGGAGCCGTACCGCCCGGTTTTCCTGCAATGTTTTGAAATCTTGCTCAAGGAAGAAATTTTGAGCGGCGACCAATTTCGCCGGCTGCTTGCGGCATAACGGGGGCTTTTTGCCCCCTTGCATTTTACATAAGTTCACAAATCGTTCACAAAG contains:
- a CDS encoding AAA family ATPase; this encodes MNKYAKEIAIGAFLAVVGFILFLGVNVIPVLVLAALAAIVFYLLHARSGAGIFAQFAKQKADVRPEYFTFAEIGGQDRAKEELREALEFLIHRDKIARMGIRPLKGILLSGPPGTGKTLMAKAAAHYTDSVFVAASGSEFVEMYVGVGASRVRELFRDAVQMARKQKKESAIIFIDEIDVIGAKRDGGQHKEYDQTLNQLLTEMDGIRANVSPRILLVAATNRLEMLDPALLRPGRFDRRIEVDLPDKKGRLHILNIHAQNKPLAADANLEKVAEETFGFSGAQLESVMNEAAIYALRDESELIAQRHLSLAIDKVMMGERTDRKATDEERKRVALHELGHAIAAETVRPGSVSQVSLSPRGGALGYVRHNPQKDQYLYTKPFLEGQIMIALGGAVAEEMFYGHRSTGSSNDFEQALKIAQTMVDAGLTDLGIVRSDLLEKTDLSGEIKRILDELTMRTRQLLEPYRPVFLQCFEILLKEEILSGDQFRRLLAA